AGGAGCACAAATTTTGTTCCCGTATTTTGCCATTTACCTTCAACTAGCAAACTATCCAAACAATTGCACCAATACTAGGTTTCAACACAGTAAGCAAAAATTAGATATTTGCACTTGTCTCTGTTACATAAAGATTTGGTGAACATCTGGCATTTCACCACAACAGGGTTTTAAATACAGCATGTCTTTACATCTATCCAGAGATCCACTAATCATAGTCTATTTTGATTTGTGTAATTGTGTCAAGGTTTGGTTTGTCACCACCATTCCTTCCGTGAACTGAAGTCAAGTGCTTTTTTAGGGCAGATTTGTGTTTAAAGTCCATGTCACAACAATGGCATTTGTAAGGTCTGTCCCCACTGTGAATATTCAAGTGGTCCTGAAGCGTGCTTTTAGCAGTAAACGTCTTCAGACAAACCATGCATTGAAATGGGCGGATGCCCATGTGCCCTCGGATATGCCTGTTGAGATTCTTCTTTTGTGTAAATGTTTTCCCACACTGTAAGCATAAGAAGAGTTTGTGCATTTTTAGGTGTCTCAGATAGTTTTCAAGGTGGACAAAACCTCGGGGACATTTAGGACACTGGTGCCGCCATGAATAACCAGAATCCTCCAGACTCTGAAACCCACTCATTACACTCGAGGTTCCTTCTGTATTGTCACTGACAAAGCCCTGAAACTGACTCCCAGGTACTTCTGTAATTCTACTCTCAACAGTAGAATTTATCAGTGAATGTTGTGTTTCTGGAAAATACAAGCTTGTTTTAGAGGAAGTGCAAGGCTGTGGAAAATGATCATTTTCCACATTAGTTGTGCTCATGGAATCCATTCTGAAGATACAAATTTCATCGTCTTTATATCCTATTTCAACTGTGGAAATCTCTGGAGTTTTCGTGTCCTTTCTTTCTGATATTAAGCTTTGCATTGCAGGTTGTAAGTCATCCCCTGTCTCCTGTTTTACATTATATTCTACATTAACAGGGCTATCTtcagaaatttcaattatttCACAGTCTTTATCTAAACTGTCATCTTTATTTTTCAGCTCAGTGTCTGAGGAATGACATTTCTCTGTGTTCTGATTACTGTTCTCCATAGAAGCATCAATTTCCAGATATTTAGACAATGCTTCGGTACATTTCTCTACAATGTGGACCATCTGAAGATAACTTGCAGCAATGAGATATTTCAAAAGTTCCTTCTTTTTAACTTCGAGAGCACCAGTATAACAAGACAATAGTAACTTTCTGCCAACCTCAGCACTCTGCAATATGGTGATTCGCATCTGTTTTGACTGATTGAGCAAAAACTGATCCCTCATAAATGTGGAGCAGGCAGCAAAAATCACCTTGTGTCCATGAAACTCAGTATCATTGATATATATTGATACATCACAAAATAAATTCTGCTGTCTCAAGAGGTTCATCTTTTGCAACACAGCATCCCCTTGCTGTTCAAACTGGAAATGCAGCACATCTGAGTCAGCAGCCATGTTGACAACCTATTGGAAAACACACAACAGAAACGTTACAATTCAAGCATATCATTCTGGATGCAGCTTTCGCAGTCTCAGTTTTCTGATCGCATATTTACTGAATACAATTTCATCAGCAGTTTCAAGCTACCCACCGAGCCACTACATATACCAGTGCTGAGAAGTGTTTAGGCAGAGCATGGCTGGAAAGCTGACTAGGTACTTGCAACAGGCCTGGTTTTGTGTTCCAGCCTAGCCAGGGCTCCCCCATAAAACACTGTGTCCCTCATAAACCCTTACTCTCAGCACGGTGTCTACAAGAGCCCGTGGACACAAGTAGCATTAGACGGGCTTGGCCACAGCAGGGTCGGAAAACTATTTAAATCAGTTACGAGCCCTACGTCGCAGCGCCCCCACCCCAAGGAACCCACCCGCCAGACCGTGCTGAGCTCCCTCTCGGCCCAAACTCGCAGGAGCCCGAgccctcccgctccccctcccGGGCTGCCCCGGCCCCCAATGAAGGCGGCAGGACAACCAGGAAGCGGAAGCGGAATCTCCCCCGGGCCGCGagcacctcctccccctccccgttccTCAGCCCCGAACCGGCAGCGGCGGGCCGGAGAGCAAGCGCCAGCCACCCCCAACAGAGGAGCCGGAAGCACATTCCCaagtcccgccccctcccccggaaGAGGCTCTGTCAGTCCCTGACCCCAGCTACCGGCCTCCCCTGCCCAATAGGACGAGGCAGCAGCCGGGCCGCTGCTTCCGGGATCCCGGAAGTGGTTCTGGCGGGAGGCGGATGTGTTTCCTTTCGGACTCCGCCGCGCCCGCCCCCTTCGTGGCCCCACAGGCTGGTGGGGGGACGCGAGGCCCGGGGCGGAGTCTTCGGGCCCCGCGATCCCCCAGACGGGGAcgagcccttcccccccagcGGGAGAAGTGGGCGTACGGGCGGGGGGCGAGTCCCGCTCCCTTGCCAGGGACTAGCGTCGCTGGCGGGGGGTTACGAAGCCCGGCAGGGATCCTCTCACACGTACCACGAGCCCATCGCTTGCCCGGCGCAGGGAAGCTCAGGTGCCTTGGCTCCACCAGGCAAAAACCAAGCTTCGAAGCTGGTCAGGAAATCATCAGTGGGTGACggctgcccccccagcccggcaGCCCTGCCCCCGCTGGAGCTGCAGGCTAAGGTGGTATACTAAATTCTGCATTACTGCAGCCAGCCTAGCCTCGGACCCTTTCAGAGACAATTAGCGTATGAATGGGCCGTTTTCGTTATGGCTGAAAAACACATACAGGCTCGGGGCTTAGGAGGACGTTTAGACGAAGCATTGGAATTGCTACAGCTCCTCCCAGCTGAGTCTCTCACAGTATTGTGCTAACAACAGGTTTAGCCTCACAGAAATGGAATACAAGCTCCAGGGAGCAAGGCAACAGCTGAAAATGAGGCAGAAAGACAGTCAATTCATTAGCCAAAGCCACAGAGCATGCCAGAACCAGAAGATAAGCGTAAGAAAGTCCATGCCTTTTATCCTTTAAC
The DNA window shown above is from Lepidochelys kempii isolate rLepKem1 chromosome 16, rLepKem1.hap2, whole genome shotgun sequence and carries:
- the ZBTB6 gene encoding zinc finger and BTB domain-containing protein 6: MAADSDVLHFQFEQQGDAVLQKMNLLRQQNLFCDVSIYINDTEFHGHKVIFAACSTFMRDQFLLNQSKQMRITILQSAEVGRKLLLSCYTGALEVKKKELLKYLIAASYLQMVHIVEKCTEALSKYLEIDASMENSNQNTEKCHSSDTELKNKDDSLDKDCEIIEISEDSPVNVEYNVKQETGDDLQPAMQSLISERKDTKTPEISTVEIGYKDDEICIFRMDSMSTTNVENDHFPQPCTSSKTSLYFPETQHSLINSTVESRITEVPGSQFQGFVSDNTEGTSSVMSGFQSLEDSGYSWRHQCPKCPRGFVHLENYLRHLKMHKLFLCLQCGKTFTQKKNLNRHIRGHMGIRPFQCMVCLKTFTAKSTLQDHLNIHSGDRPYKCHCCDMDFKHKSALKKHLTSVHGRNGGDKPNLDTITQIKIDYD